One Niabella beijingensis DNA window includes the following coding sequences:
- a CDS encoding RagB/SusD family nutrient uptake outer membrane protein: MNNKKILFLIMGCILLFNSCRKGIETEPVSIITTATFFKTQDDVLGVLRGMYFQLRIPASGDLYFMGEGRSDILTSAAAGTLTFDRYYNNTLNVTNPGPNWMSLYTVVNTANLLLKYTPDITFSSDAAKNNVLAQAYTMRAFIYFSLVRTWGGVPIRTEPTEKYDPQTIQVARSGEDEVFQLIKDDLEKALALYPDNTIDATRSYWNKAAANALKGEVYLWTGKLRSGGAADFNTALTALTDAKSSDVQLLPNYGDIFSYTNKTNKEVLMAVRFQLLDQAPNNYFTNMYLINFSNLPAAAQTVIGAQGGNGSVMQIREPVRNLFTSDDQRRNATFYELYDNSNKFISALTMKGRGVVDGGTRYFLTDVILYRLADVLLLIAEAKNALGQDPSAEINQVRQRAYGADAATHLFVNGSKEANDAAILKERLLEFCTEGKRWWDLIRFNQVFNMVPSLQGKEGDKYLLLFPVGQTIRSLEPLVTENPGWE, encoded by the coding sequence ATGAACAATAAAAAAATCCTCTTTTTAATAATGGGCTGTATCCTTTTATTCAATTCCTGTCGAAAGGGAATCGAAACGGAGCCGGTGAGCATTATAACCACCGCCACTTTTTTCAAAACACAGGATGATGTTTTGGGCGTGCTCCGTGGGATGTATTTTCAGCTCCGGATACCGGCTTCCGGTGATCTGTATTTTATGGGCGAGGGCCGCAGCGATATCCTTACATCAGCGGCGGCAGGCACGCTGACCTTCGACCGGTATTATAATAATACCCTGAATGTGACCAACCCCGGGCCGAACTGGATGAGTCTTTATACCGTGGTGAATACGGCGAATCTCCTGTTGAAATATACACCGGATATCACGTTCTCTTCGGATGCGGCCAAAAACAATGTGCTGGCACAGGCCTATACCATGCGTGCCTTTATTTATTTCTCACTCGTGCGTACCTGGGGCGGTGTGCCCATCCGTACGGAACCTACAGAAAAATATGATCCCCAAACGATACAGGTGGCGCGATCCGGAGAGGACGAGGTTTTTCAGCTTATTAAAGATGATCTTGAAAAGGCCCTGGCATTGTATCCGGATAATACGATTGATGCGACCCGGTCTTACTGGAACAAAGCTGCAGCCAATGCACTGAAGGGAGAAGTATACCTGTGGACCGGTAAACTGAGAAGTGGAGGTGCCGCCGATTTTAATACGGCTTTAACGGCGCTCACTGATGCAAAGAGCAGTGATGTACAGCTATTGCCGAATTATGGAGATATTTTCAGTTATACCAATAAAACAAATAAAGAAGTATTGATGGCGGTGCGGTTTCAGCTGCTGGACCAGGCCCCCAATAATTACTTTACCAATATGTACCTGATCAACTTTTCCAATCTGCCGGCCGCGGCGCAAACGGTGATCGGGGCCCAGGGCGGAAACGGCAGTGTGATGCAGATACGGGAACCGGTGCGGAATCTGTTCACCTCTGACGACCAGCGCCGGAATGCCACGTTCTATGAGTTGTATGATAACTCCAATAAGTTCATCAGTGCGCTTACCATGAAAGGTCGGGGTGTGGTGGACGGAGGGACCCGGTATTTTTTAACAGATGTGATCTTATACCGCCTGGCTGATGTACTGCTTCTTATTGCAGAAGCAAAGAATGCGCTGGGACAGGATCCTTCCGCCGAGATCAACCAGGTGCGGCAGCGCGCCTATGGCGCGGACGCGGCCACACATCTGTTCGTAAACGGATCTAAAGAAGCCAATGACGCTGCCATACTTAAAGAACGTTTGTTAGAATTTTGTACGGAAGGTAAGCGCTGGTGGGACCTGATACGTTTCAATCAGGTATTCAATATGGTGCCTTCATTGCAGGGCAAAGAGGGGGATAAATACCTGCTGCTGTTCCCGGTCGGACAAACAATCCGCAGCCTGGAACCCCTGGTAACAGAGAATCCCGGGTGGGAATAA
- a CDS encoding 6-bladed beta-propeller has product MITGHYYHRYQVRENWGTPATGTCPVKDCHEMVIDARGRIFLLTNDTANNILIYNKDGNILGYWGQEYPGAHGLTIHDENGTQRLYICDIERHQVIKTDLNGRVLLVIGYPEEAGVYRQAAEFLPTESAVAPNGDIYITDGYGLQYVIQYDSRGNYIRHWGGRGHQEDQFDCAHGITIDTRKGGSSLLITSRNHNAFKRFTLDGQYRETIYLPGSFVCRPVIKEQFLYAAVFRSGSNTFFGSGYITILDVNDRVVSTPGGSLPVYRNGKLEPQYKEEAVFIHPHDVCVDENENVYVCQWNSGQTYPILLERV; this is encoded by the coding sequence ATGATTACCGGGCATTACTATCACCGCTATCAGGTACGGGAAAACTGGGGAACACCGGCCACGGGAACCTGTCCCGTAAAGGATTGTCATGAAATGGTTATAGATGCCAGGGGGCGCATCTTCCTGCTCACCAACGATACCGCCAATAACATACTTATCTATAACAAAGACGGGAACATCCTCGGTTACTGGGGGCAGGAGTATCCCGGTGCCCACGGTCTTACGATCCATGATGAAAATGGCACGCAGCGGCTTTATATCTGCGATATTGAGCGGCACCAGGTGATAAAAACGGATCTGAACGGACGCGTGCTGTTGGTAATCGGTTATCCGGAGGAAGCGGGCGTGTACCGGCAGGCCGCGGAGTTCTTACCCACAGAATCTGCGGTAGCACCCAATGGCGATATTTACATTACGGACGGGTACGGCTTGCAGTATGTTATCCAGTACGACAGCAGGGGAAACTATATCCGGCACTGGGGCGGGCGGGGACATCAGGAAGACCAGTTCGATTGTGCGCACGGGATCACCATTGATACCCGGAAGGGTGGTTCCAGCCTGCTGATCACTTCGAGAAATCACAATGCCTTTAAACGGTTTACCTTGGACGGACAATACCGGGAAACGATTTACTTGCCGGGATCTTTTGTTTGCAGACCGGTTATAAAAGAACAGTTCCTGTATGCAGCGGTGTTCCGGTCCGGATCCAACACCTTCTTTGGCTCCGGCTATATTACCATCCTTGATGTAAATGACCGCGTGGTGTCTACGCCGGGAGGATCACTGCCGGTATACAGGAACGGAAAACTGGAACCGCAATATAAAGAAGAAGCGGTATTTATTCACCCGCATGATGTATGTGTGGATGAAAATGAAAATGTGTATGTGTGCCAGTGGAATTCAGGACAAACCTATCCCATTCTTTTGGAGCGGGTATAA
- a CDS encoding sodium:solute symporter, which produces MKKLPLIDLSVILLYLVAMVVVGYLFSRKNKNADQFTTASGRIPGWAVGLSIYATFLSSNTFLGVPGKAFGSNWNAFAFSLSMPLAAWVAAKYFVPFYRNIGEVSAYTNLEKRFGPWARTYAVICFLLTQIARMGSIFFGLSLTLQALTGFNMQIIMLITGSCIILYTVMGGIEAVIWTEVVQGILKTLGALLIVYLVISNVDGGAAAILDIGKTEHKFSMGKLDLDFTSSGFLVVLLYGFFINLNNFGMDQNYVQRYHTATSKKEAAKSIWLCVWIYIPASLLFFIIGTCLYAYYQLNPELLSAVKLQVAAERLGQSASAAEINSMATQLAPGDYGDKVMPHFMVTMIPTGLVGLIISAILSAGMSTISSGMNASATVFAEDIYKRYFKRTVNEKQGLRLLHIATVVFGLLGMIAGVLMIGVKSVLDIWWQLSGIFAGGMLGLFLLGIISKKTGNTAALAATLTGIIVILWMTFSAWIPEEYHYVKSTLHANMIIVVGTLVIFLAGLLFTRFQKKRLPVT; this is translated from the coding sequence ATGAAGAAATTGCCTTTGATTGATCTTAGTGTGATCCTGCTTTACCTGGTTGCCATGGTGGTGGTGGGATACCTGTTTTCAAGAAAGAACAAAAATGCCGATCAGTTCACAACAGCCTCCGGCCGTATTCCCGGCTGGGCGGTCGGGCTTTCGATTTATGCCACCTTTTTAAGCAGCAATACATTCCTTGGAGTTCCGGGAAAAGCGTTCGGGAGCAACTGGAATGCCTTTGCATTCAGCCTGTCCATGCCGCTTGCTGCCTGGGTAGCCGCAAAATATTTTGTACCGTTCTACCGGAACATAGGAGAGGTATCGGCCTATACCAATCTTGAGAAACGCTTTGGTCCCTGGGCACGCACTTATGCGGTCATCTGTTTTTTACTGACGCAGATCGCCCGGATGGGATCGATATTTTTTGGATTGTCACTCACACTTCAGGCGCTTACCGGGTTTAATATGCAGATCATCATGCTCATTACCGGTAGTTGTATCATCCTGTATACCGTGATGGGGGGTATAGAGGCCGTGATCTGGACCGAAGTGGTGCAGGGGATCCTGAAAACACTGGGCGCGTTACTTATTGTATACCTGGTGATCTCAAATGTAGACGGCGGTGCAGCAGCGATCCTGGACATCGGAAAAACGGAGCACAAATTCAGTATGGGCAAGCTGGATCTTGACTTCACCAGTTCCGGCTTCCTGGTGGTACTGTTATACGGGTTCTTTATCAATCTGAACAATTTCGGAATGGATCAGAACTATGTGCAACGTTACCACACAGCCACTTCAAAAAAAGAAGCGGCAAAGTCGATATGGCTTTGTGTGTGGATCTATATTCCCGCATCATTGCTGTTCTTTATTATCGGTACCTGTCTGTATGCCTATTACCAGCTGAACCCGGAATTGCTGAGTGCAGTGAAGTTGCAGGTGGCGGCGGAGCGGCTGGGACAAAGCGCCTCAGCGGCAGAGATCAATTCCATGGCGACGCAGCTGGCTCCCGGCGATTACGGCGATAAGGTAATGCCGCATTTTATGGTGACGATGATACCCACCGGGCTTGTTGGGCTGATCATTTCTGCGATCCTGTCGGCCGGTATGAGCACGATCAGTTCAGGCATGAATGCTTCTGCTACGGTGTTTGCTGAAGATATTTACAAACGATATTTTAAAAGAACCGTGAATGAAAAACAGGGGCTGCGTCTGCTTCATATCGCAACGGTGGTATTCGGACTCCTCGGAATGATCGCCGGGGTACTGATGATCGGAGTAAAAAGTGTGCTGGATATCTGGTGGCAGCTTTCGGGCATTTTTGCCGGGGGGATGCTGGGGTTGTTCCTGCTGGGGATCATCAGCAAAAAGACCGGCAACACCGCGGCGCTGGCTGCTACGCTCACCGGTATTATTGTGATCCTTTGGATGACCTTTTCTGCCTGGATCCCGGAGGAATACCATTATGTGAAGAGCACGCTGCATGCCAATATGATCATTGTAGTGGGAACATTGGTGATCTTCCTCGCCGGCCTGCTGTTCACCAGGTTTCAGAAAAAAAGGCTGCCTGTAACATAA
- a CDS encoding SGNH/GDSL hydrolase family protein encodes MNNKIQVKKEAGAVVVPFNDPRIRYEGRIDESDPQAATLCWSGTSMEMTFTGTGISAVLKDYSGQNYFNIIVDGDTAAIKKIRIDSVKKNYILAKDLAPGKHHILLFKRTQINREYNRGYTKFYAVQLAPGGMLLKNPPRSKRKMEFYGNSVTCGHAVEDSSGSDSGAGIYENNYRSYAAVTARHFNARYRCIAESGIGLLSGFRKERMPEIYNRINPFEPAVRWDFSLYQPDVVVVNLLQNDEAVIGNPESEAFRRWFGNNPPSADAIIRAYAGFIRSLRRHYPAAHIVCVLGNMGITRPGSPWPGYVQEAVATLADKKIYTHFFPYKGTPGHPLIKEHEAMAQSLIRFISKTTGW; translated from the coding sequence ATGAATAATAAAATTCAGGTAAAAAAAGAAGCCGGCGCCGTTGTTGTGCCCTTTAATGATCCGCGCATCCGGTATGAAGGCCGCATTGATGAAAGTGATCCGCAGGCCGCCACGCTTTGCTGGTCGGGTACCAGCATGGAGATGACCTTCACCGGTACGGGTATCAGCGCTGTATTAAAGGACTACAGTGGTCAGAATTATTTTAATATAATCGTGGATGGTGACACTGCTGCCATCAAAAAGATCCGGATTGATAGCGTAAAAAAAAACTATATACTGGCGAAAGACCTGGCACCGGGAAAACATCATATACTACTTTTTAAACGTACGCAGATCAACAGGGAATACAACCGCGGGTATACAAAATTTTATGCGGTACAGTTGGCACCGGGCGGGATGCTGCTAAAGAATCCGCCGCGCTCAAAGCGGAAGATGGAGTTTTATGGGAACTCCGTTACTTGTGGCCATGCGGTGGAAGACAGCTCCGGCAGCGATTCGGGTGCCGGTATTTACGAAAACAATTACCGGTCCTATGCTGCCGTCACGGCTAGGCATTTTAATGCAAGATACCGTTGTATCGCAGAGAGCGGCATCGGGCTGCTATCTGGGTTCCGGAAGGAGCGGATGCCGGAGATTTATAACCGGATCAATCCTTTTGAGCCGGCGGTCCGCTGGGATTTTTCATTGTACCAGCCGGATGTGGTGGTGGTGAATTTATTGCAGAACGATGAAGCCGTGATCGGCAACCCGGAAAGCGAAGCGTTTCGCCGCTGGTTTGGAAACAACCCGCCGTCAGCTGATGCGATCATCCGCGCCTATGCCGGTTTTATCCGCAGTTTACGAAGACATTATCCCGCTGCGCATATTGTTTGTGTGCTGGGTAATATGGGCATTACCCGTCCCGGTTCACCCTGGCCCGGGTATGTGCAGGAGGCGGTTGCCACACTTGCAGATAAGAAAATATACACCCATTTCTTTCCCTATAAAGGCACTCCGGGCCATCCACTGATAAAAGAGCATGAAGCGATGGCGCAAAGCCTCATCCGGTTTATAAGTAAAACAACCGGATGGTAA
- a CDS encoding dihydrodipicolinate synthase family protein, with protein sequence MTKKEKGFVPVMLTPFKENGAVDFEGLDRITEFYLRSGAKGLFANCLSSELFELTDAEKLKVISRVMKAAGGQVPVVAAGNFGRTLKEQADFIKRVYDTGVQAVIVLTGLLAEEAASDTVLEDAIGRLLSLTGNIPLGFYECPVPYKRIISPQLLGKLVNTGRVIYHKDTCLNIEQVREKNRLCAGKPSFGLYDAYMVHAVASLRSGSAGLSCIQGNFFPELVVWLCKHYDNASLKKEVQLVQQFFIDEMDVMHRNYPKAAKYYLWKNGMNISVYTRESGNSQVSYAIKEDVEKLELRFRDLAEKIPGVLVRAQ encoded by the coding sequence ATGACAAAGAAAGAAAAGGGGTTTGTGCCCGTAATGCTCACCCCCTTTAAGGAGAACGGGGCTGTTGATTTTGAAGGGTTGGACCGTATCACCGAATTTTACCTGCGTTCAGGAGCAAAAGGCCTGTTTGCCAATTGTCTTTCCAGTGAACTGTTTGAACTTACGGATGCCGAAAAGCTGAAGGTGATCAGCCGGGTAATGAAAGCCGCCGGGGGACAGGTTCCGGTGGTAGCCGCAGGTAATTTCGGACGCACGTTAAAAGAGCAGGCGGATTTTATAAAACGGGTATATGATACCGGCGTACAGGCGGTGATTGTGCTTACCGGATTGCTGGCCGAAGAAGCGGCCTCCGATACAGTACTGGAAGATGCGATCGGCCGGCTGCTTTCACTGACCGGTAATATCCCTCTGGGCTTTTATGAATGCCCTGTCCCCTATAAAAGGATCATATCGCCACAACTATTGGGAAAGCTGGTGAATACCGGCAGGGTCATTTATCATAAAGATACCTGCCTGAACATTGAACAGGTGCGGGAAAAGAACCGGCTTTGTGCCGGGAAGCCTTCCTTCGGATTGTACGACGCTTATATGGTACACGCGGTAGCATCCTTGAGATCCGGATCTGCAGGGCTTTCCTGTATCCAGGGAAATTTTTTCCCGGAGCTAGTGGTATGGTTGTGTAAACACTATGACAACGCTTCATTAAAAAAGGAAGTACAACTGGTGCAGCAGTTTTTTATTGATGAAATGGATGTGATGCACCGGAATTATCCCAAGGCGGCTAAATATTATCTGTGGAAAAATGGAATGAATATTTCTGTTTATACCAGGGAATCGGGAAACAGCCAGGTGTCTTATGCTATAAAAGAGGACGTGGAAAAGCTGGAACTCCGGTTCCGGGACCTGGCAGAAAAGATCCCGGGTGTGCTCGTCCGCGCACAATAA
- a CDS encoding dihydrodipicolinate synthase family protein: protein MQPLKANEIVGTWGTLLLPIGNDDSIDQELLSSEIQTLIAAKVNGIYSNGTAGEFYNQTEEEFELISQLLADACNAAEMPFQIGCSHTGPKQTLERIKRIRPLKPGAIQVILSDWFPPSRREILKFLEGVCNAAEDIGIVLYNPPHAKVILSPSDYAAILKEGIPLVGCKTAGGDAQWYTAMSALQDFSVFIPGHHLATGIRQGAHGSYSNVACLHPAIARSWYEDMKTDMEKALLFEVRIRQFMEKHIVPLIKEEKYSNQAVDKLLAWITGWAAMPLRLRWPYSSVTEEEALRVRDHCRDLLPEFFETVTA from the coding sequence ATGCAACCATTAAAAGCAAATGAAATCGTAGGAACCTGGGGTACGCTGTTGCTACCGATAGGGAACGATGACAGCATTGATCAGGAACTGCTGTCGTCTGAAATACAAACGTTGATCGCCGCAAAAGTAAATGGCATTTACTCCAATGGAACGGCGGGCGAATTTTATAACCAGACAGAGGAAGAATTTGAGCTGATCAGCCAACTGCTTGCCGATGCGTGCAACGCAGCAGAAATGCCTTTTCAGATCGGATGCAGCCACACAGGACCCAAACAAACCCTGGAACGCATTAAGCGGATACGGCCGCTGAAACCCGGTGCCATACAGGTGATCCTCTCCGATTGGTTTCCGCCATCCCGCCGGGAGATACTTAAATTCCTGGAAGGGGTTTGCAATGCTGCGGAAGATATCGGGATAGTATTGTATAACCCGCCACATGCAAAAGTGATACTGAGTCCTTCGGATTACGCTGCGATCTTAAAGGAGGGGATCCCGCTGGTAGGTTGTAAAACAGCCGGCGGTGATGCGCAATGGTATACGGCCATGAGTGCCCTTCAGGATTTCTCTGTGTTTATACCGGGACATCATCTTGCCACCGGCATCCGGCAGGGTGCTCACGGGTCCTATTCAAATGTTGCATGTCTGCACCCGGCCATAGCCCGGAGCTGGTATGAAGACATGAAAACAGATATGGAAAAAGCCTTGTTGTTTGAAGTGCGCATCCGGCAGTTTATGGAAAAGCATATCGTTCCGCTGATCAAAGAAGAAAAATATTCCAACCAGGCTGTTGATAAATTACTGGCCTGGATCACCGGCTGGGCTGCAATGCCTTTGCGGCTGCGGTGGCCCTACAGCAGCGTTACAGAAGAAGAGGCGCTGAGGGTACGGGATCATTGCCGCGACCTGCTTCCGGAGTTTTTCGAAACGGTAACCGCCTGA
- a CDS encoding SusC/RagA family TonB-linked outer membrane protein — protein sequence MTVFYRMVYRRVGTGKKWRISVLLGIVAFAFSGTAFSQVTGTVKDGRGISLPGITVTEKGTTRSAMSGSNGKYSITVSGKEDTLLFTGTGYMAQEVPVAGRSIIDVTMEEQVSRLEEVVVIGYGSQSREKLTTAVAKLDNKVLQNATFTNVGAALEGNIPGLQVQSTGGGQPGAAPRIILRGGTSINNPNGAAPLYIVDGVIRPNGLNDVNALSIESVQVLKDAASTAIYGARGSNGVIIVTTKTGKANRTSIGYSFNGSFGEPTRLLKYANAEDYIYYNRLGTQAAAAYTPSLITRLGLANASGTGNDLTDKTPYTVMYLTPENEYKLKQGWKSMPDPIDPTKTLIYDDTNYQDLIYRNAYTYDHYLEASGGNDRGSFYTGLGYTRSEGTATITDYNRLSFNFNGSYRIFDNLRINGGVQYINRNSKTISSLANVFYRSASLPGTAKYQFEDGTIAPGQNQSIGNPDYFFKGAYAPKGNSEFETSTYLLGAKWDITRELSFEPLLSLNKDIAPSYSFQPAALLNGIGPMVTTRNTSSSITRNTQYQADGVLTYKHIFGGKHNLEVKGGFSHYFRRNTFFSATGQNAATDLIPTLNSAALPTAVNSTISDLAIQSLFSRINYDYEGKYLLSINARYDGASNLGENNKFGFFPGVSAGWNVDREKFFEGIAKVLQLKLRASYGVNGNISGLGDFQPYGSYITTGGLYGGQSIIRAADLPNQDLQWERSKTVDIGADIGFFNGRASIIVDYYNRKTDNLLTTVSLPASTGFASIFTNLGSLQNKGFEIELNGNVLPPSSEFRWNVSFNAAHTTRKILKLPDNGIPRNRVGGEYVWDPSIGDYAYLGGLQEGGRIGDMFTYKQIGVYATDEEAAKAIPDNVPTNANKFKRGGDAIWQDTDGNGVIDSRDRVYIGNPYPSWTGGFNNYFTYKGIGLNIRTDFTTGNTIYNYPAAFANAQAQGDALPLQSYIDNMWKKPGDVTMTPRYVWQDQPSNIFRGNNFYYEKGDFLCLRQIAVSYTFPRYINKIHLSNLKVFFSGNNLYYFTAFTGINPEDGGQDNGHYPVTRTYTLGISATF from the coding sequence ATGACTGTATTTTATCGAATGGTGTACCGGCGGGTTGGTACCGGAAAAAAATGGAGGATCTCCGTACTGCTGGGAATCGTTGCATTTGCGTTTTCCGGGACGGCTTTTTCGCAGGTAACAGGTACTGTAAAGGATGGGAGAGGTATCTCCCTTCCCGGGATCACGGTAACGGAAAAAGGGACAACGCGTTCTGCGATGAGCGGCAGCAATGGAAAGTATTCCATAACGGTATCCGGTAAAGAAGATACGCTGCTGTTCACCGGTACAGGATATATGGCACAGGAAGTTCCTGTGGCCGGCAGAAGTATCATTGATGTAACGATGGAGGAACAGGTATCCCGGTTGGAAGAAGTGGTGGTGATCGGATACGGTTCCCAGTCGCGGGAAAAGCTTACCACCGCAGTGGCCAAGCTGGACAATAAAGTACTGCAGAATGCCACGTTTACCAATGTGGGCGCGGCACTTGAAGGAAATATACCGGGGCTCCAGGTACAATCCACCGGAGGAGGCCAACCGGGAGCGGCGCCGCGGATCATTTTGAGGGGAGGCACCTCCATCAATAACCCCAACGGAGCAGCCCCGCTGTACATCGTGGACGGCGTGATACGTCCGAACGGACTGAACGATGTCAATGCGCTTTCGATCGAATCGGTACAGGTACTGAAGGACGCAGCATCAACGGCCATCTATGGTGCGCGCGGATCAAATGGTGTGATCATTGTAACTACCAAAACAGGTAAGGCCAACCGTACATCGATCGGCTATTCCTTTAACGGATCCTTCGGAGAGCCCACCCGTTTGCTGAAATACGCAAATGCGGAGGATTACATTTATTATAACCGGTTGGGTACACAGGCCGCGGCAGCATATACGCCCAGTCTCATTACCCGGCTCGGACTGGCAAATGCCTCGGGTACAGGGAACGATCTTACCGATAAAACGCCGTATACCGTCATGTACCTGACACCCGAGAATGAATACAAACTGAAACAAGGATGGAAGAGTATGCCGGACCCGATCGACCCTACAAAGACACTGATCTATGATGATACCAATTACCAGGACCTGATCTACCGGAACGCGTATACTTACGATCACTACCTCGAAGCGTCGGGTGGCAACGACAGGGGCAGTTTCTACACAGGACTGGGGTATACACGTTCGGAAGGAACGGCAACGATTACCGACTACAACCGGCTTAGTTTTAATTTCAATGGCAGCTACCGCATCTTTGATAACCTGCGGATCAACGGCGGCGTACAGTACATCAACCGCAACAGCAAGACCATATCGAGTCTGGCCAATGTTTTTTACCGTTCCGCCTCACTTCCCGGTACGGCAAAATACCAGTTTGAAGACGGAACGATTGCACCCGGACAAAACCAGTCCATCGGTAATCCCGATTATTTTTTCAAAGGAGCTTATGCACCGAAGGGTAATTCGGAGTTTGAAACATCCACCTATCTGCTGGGAGCGAAATGGGACATCACCAGGGAATTATCCTTTGAACCCTTGCTTTCTTTAAATAAAGATATCGCACCCAGCTATAGTTTTCAACCGGCAGCATTGCTGAACGGGATCGGTCCGATGGTGACCACAAGGAACACTTCCTCCAGCATTACAAGGAATACACAATACCAGGCCGACGGGGTGTTGACCTACAAACATATCTTCGGTGGAAAACATAACCTGGAAGTAAAAGGAGGATTTTCTCACTACTTCAGAAGAAATACATTTTTTTCGGCAACCGGTCAGAATGCAGCCACAGACCTGATCCCAACGCTGAATAGTGCGGCATTGCCAACAGCAGTGAACAGTACGATCTCTGATCTTGCCATCCAGAGTCTGTTCTCACGGATCAATTATGACTATGAAGGCAAATACCTGCTGTCGATCAATGCGCGGTACGACGGAGCTTCCAATCTCGGCGAAAATAATAAGTTCGGTTTTTTCCCCGGCGTATCCGCGGGCTGGAATGTAGACCGTGAAAAATTCTTTGAGGGTATCGCCAAAGTACTGCAGTTGAAATTGCGCGCCAGCTATGGAGTGAACGGTAATATCTCCGGCCTGGGCGATTTTCAGCCCTATGGAAGCTATATCACTACCGGCGGTCTGTATGGCGGTCAGTCCATCATCAGGGCCGCGGATCTTCCCAACCAGGACCTGCAGTGGGAGCGTTCCAAGACCGTCGATATCGGTGCCGATATCGGTTTCTTTAACGGCCGGGCCAGTATTATTGTTGATTATTATAACCGGAAAACCGACAACCTGCTGACGACGGTAAGCCTGCCGGCATCTACCGGGTTCGCCAGTATCTTCACCAATTTGGGAAGCCTTCAGAATAAAGGATTTGAAATAGAACTGAACGGAAACGTGCTCCCGCCTTCCTCTGAATTCAGATGGAATGTTTCATTCAATGCAGCGCATACAACAAGGAAGATCCTGAAATTACCGGATAACGGTATTCCCCGCAACCGGGTAGGAGGCGAATATGTTTGGGATCCTTCCATCGGTGATTATGCCTATCTGGGCGGGCTGCAGGAAGGGGGACGCATCGGGGATATGTTTACCTATAAACAGATTGGAGTCTATGCAACCGATGAAGAAGCGGCAAAAGCGATACCTGATAATGTGCCCACCAATGCCAATAAATTCAAACGCGGCGGTGATGCGATCTGGCAGGACACGGATGGGAATGGGGTCATTGACAGCCGGGACCGCGTTTATATCGGTAACCCGTATCCTTCCTGGACCGGTGGATTTAATAATTACTTTACCTATAAGGGTATCGGGCTAAACATCCGCACGGACTTTACCACCGGCAATACCATTTATAATTATCCTGCAGCATTTGCCAATGCACAGGCCCAGGGTGACGCATTGCCGCTGCAAAGCTATATCGATAATATGTGGAAGAAGCCGGGTGATGTGACCATGACGCCGCGTTATGTATGGCAGGATCAGCCGTCGAATATTTTCCGAGGGAATAACTTCTATTATGAAAAAGGCGACTTTCTTTGCCTGCGGCAGATAGCGGTCAGCTATACCTTCCCCAGGTATATCAATAAGATCCATCTGAGCAATCTGAAGGTGTTCTTCTCCGGTAACAACCTGTATTACTTCACTGCCTTTACGGGCATCAATCCGGAGGACGGGGGACAGGACAACGGCCACTATCCCGTTACCAGGACCTATACCCTTGGAATCAGCGCTACCTTTTAA